The following DNA comes from Cryobacterium psychrophilum.
AATATTCCTGATTTAGTGGTGGACGGTGGAGTAAAGTGGAGCAAGATTTGAATCCGGCAGGAAAGGAAGGGGGATGCATGTTTCTTGGCACCTATGCCCCCAAACTCGACGAGAAGGGACGCATCATCCTTCCCGCGAAGTTCAGGGACGAGTTGTCGACGGGTCTGGTCATGACCCGTGGCCAGGAACACTGCATCTACGTCTTCAGCGCCCGCGAGTTCGAGGACCTGCACGACAAGATTCGTCAGGCTCCGGTCACGAGCAAGCAGGCGCGCGATTACCTGCGCGTCTTTCTCTCCGGAGCCAGCTCCGAAACTCCCGATAAGCAGAATCGGGTCACCATTCCAGCCAATCTCCGCTCCTATGCGGGGCTCGACCGCGAACTCACCGTTATCGGTGCCGGCAGTCGAGTAGAGATTTGGGACAGCGAGGCCTGGGCCAGTTATCTGGCCGAGCAGGAAACCTCATACGCCAACACGACGGAGGAGGTGATTCCGGGACTCTTCTAGCCCCTGGCGCCTGACTCCCAGCCGTTCGCCCTGACACACTTCCCCGGTGCCAGGACAGAATGGATGGGGATCAGGCGGCAGGGACCAGCCCGGCATTATGGCCATAAACGAAATCCACACCCCGGTCCTACTCGAACGCTGTATCGAGTTGCTGGCCCCGGCCCTCACGCCCCCCGGGTCGGTGCTCGTCGACGCGACCCTCGGCATGGCGGGACACGCCGAGGCATTTCTGCAACGGTTCCCCGAACTCACCCTGGTGGGCCTCGACCGCGATCTCGATGCCCTCGCGATTGCACGCGAGCGTCTCGCCCCCTTCGGCGACCGCGTCCACCTCGTACACACCGTGTATGACGGCATCGGTGACGCCCTCGCGGAACTCAACATGTCAGAAGTCCAGGGGGTGCTATTCGACCTCGGCGTCTCGTCTCTTCAGATCGACCGGGTCGAGCGAGGCTTCTCCTATTCCAAAGACGCACCGCTCGACATGCGGATGGACAGCACCTCGGAGCTGACCGCCGAGGTCGTCCTCGCCACCTACAGCGAGCCGGACCTGCGCCGCATCTTCCAGGACTACGGCGAAGAGAAACTCGCTGCCCGGTACGCGAAGGCAATCGTTGCGGCGCGGGACGTGACCCCGTTCATTCGTTCGTCCCAACTCGTCGATGTGATCACGGCGGCCACGCCGGTCGTCGTACAGAGAATGGGGCACCCGGCCAAGCGGGTCTTCCAAGCGCTTCGCATCGAGGTCAACCAGGAACTCTCCGTTCTGGAACGGGCGATCCCCGCGGCGCTTGAGGCGATCGCGGTCGGTGGACGAATCGTCGTGATGGCCTACCAGTCCCTCGAAGACCGCATCGTGAAGCGGGCACTTGCCGGAGCCTCCGGATCGACCGCGCCGGCCGGGCTTCCGGTGGAGCTTCCCGAACACCGACCCGTCTTCAAACTTCTCGTCCGCGGCGCTGAACTCGCGTCTGAAGACGAAAAAGCGGAAAATCCGCGAGCAACACCCGTGCGGCTGCGCGCTGCTGAGCGTTTGAGGAGGGCCTGATGAGCGACAATCTTGCACGAGTGCCACAGGCGGGTACCCCGGAGCGTTCGACAGAGCTCACCGGGGATCATCGCCGGTTTCAGATTGTCTCTCCCGCCTCGCGCCACCGTTCGCGCCCGCGCATCGTCTACGCACTCACGGCCATCGCCGGGGTCAGCGCCATCATCGTCGCGCAGCTTCTGCTGAGCGTTGGTATCTCCCAGGGCGCATACGAGATCTCCTCGCTGCAGGCCAGCCAGGCCGAGCTGGGTCGAACCGAGGCCAGCGTGAACGAGGACCTCGCGAGTGTCTCGTCGCCGCAGAGTCTCGCGGCCAATGCCGCTGCCCTCGGCATGGTCAGTAACTCCAACCCGGTGTACCTGAGGCTCTCCGACGGGGCAGTGCTCGGGGCTCCCAGCTCCGCCTCGGGTTCACACGCGGGTGCGGCGAGCCTCGTTCCAAACTCCCTGCTCGGAGATAACATCGTGCTCAGCCAGCTGTCCGCAGGCGCAGCCGGAGCCGACGTGGCCGGTGCGGTGTCTGCCGTTGCCGTGACCAGTGCACCCGTGGTTCCAGCGGGTCTGCCATCGCCGACGACCCGCTAGCGCGGCTCAGGTAAGGATTTGACCGTGTCCAATAAAGCCGTCCCGACCAGGCCGCACATTACCCGGTCAGCTCGGCGACGGGTGGCGGCCACAGTCGTCGTGTTGTTCATCATCATGTCCGTCTTCGTCGCCAGGCTCGTCGATATCCAGGTTGTGCGTGCCGAAGCGCTCACCGCCGACTCCGTGGGCAACCGTTCGGTCGACCAGACCGTGTACGGCAGTCGCGGCGGAATCGTCACGGAAGGCGGGGTCGTGCTCGCCGAATCGGTGATGCGCTACGATATCACCGTCTCACCCAAGAACGTGGGGAAGTTCACCAGGGCGATTGACGGGAGCGACAAGCGGGCGACGGTAACGGTCGCTCAGGCATCCGCAGAACTGGGCGCTGTCACCGGCCAAAGTGGCGACGCGATCCAGCTCATCATCTCCGATGCCCTCGCTGACAACCCCAAATCTGATTTCGCCTACATCACGAAACAGGTCGATGTTGACGCGCTTCGCGCCATCAACAAGCTCGATATTCCCTGGTTGTACCCGCGGACCAACCCCAGCCGGGTCTACCCGAACGGTGCCGTGGCGGGAAACATTGTCGGATTCGTGTCCGGGGAGGGCAAAGCCCAGGCGGGACTCGAAATCGGACAGGATGCCTGCCTGGCGAGCGAGAACGGCACGGAAACGTACCAGAAGGGAGCCGACGGCGTTCGGATCCCCGGGAGCAGCAACACGACGAAGGAGGCGGTGGACGGCGGAGACGTTGTCACGAGCATCGACTCTGATCTTCAGTTCTTCGTGCAGCAAACACTCGCCGCGCGGGCGCAGGAAACGGGTGCGGCGTGGGGTACAGCCGTTGTCCAGGATGCCAAGACGGGCAAGCTCCTCGCGGTCGCGGACTATCCATCCGTTGACCCCAATAACGTCGGCGGCACCAGCGACCCCGACGACCGCGGCTCCCGTGCCTTCACGGAGTCCTTCGAACCCGGATCGACCCTTAAGGCCCTCACCGCGGCATCCGTGCTTGACGCCGGTGTTGCCGATCTGAATACCACGGTGCTGGCCCCGTATCGCTACCTGCCGTCGAACGGCGCCAACATCAACGACAGCCACCAGCACCCTGACCAGCAGATGACGATGTCGGACGTGCTGGTCGACTCTTCCAACACGGGCATGTCCAAGTTCGGCGAGATGCTCACTGCGAAGCAACGCTACGACTACCTGACCAAGTTCGGCGTGGGAACATCCACCCGCGCCGGTTTCCCGCGGGAGGACGGTGGAATTCTTCATCCCTACCAGGAGTGGGACGCGCAGACCGCGTATGCCACGATGTTTGGCCAGGGCCTCACGACCACCGCACTGCAGGTCGCCAGCATTTACCAGACGATAGCCAATGACGGTGTGCGGATGCCCGTCCAGCTCGTGGAAGGCTGCCGACACGCCGACGGTACGACCACGGGCCAGCCCGACACCACGGGAACGCGAGTTCTCTCCGAGAAGTCGGCCAACGAAACCTCCGAGGTGCTCGAAATGGTGTACAACAACAGCTGGGTGAGCAACGTTTGGAACATTCCCGGCTACCGAGTGGCCGCGAAAACCGGAACCGCGCAGATGCCCAATGGCAGGGGCGGCTATTCCAAGGGTTACCTCGTGTCCGTCTCGGGCTTTGCTCCAGCGGACGATCCTGAGTACGTCGTTTCGGTCAGCTTGGCCGACCCTGTTAAACTGAACTCGTCCGCCGCACCCGCTCCGGTCTTTCAGGAGGTCATGAGCCAGGTGTTGAAAAAGTACCGGGCGGTGCCCTCGGGGGATCCAGCCCCTGACCTCCCCACCTCCCGGTGAGAAAGTGAGCCCTGTGACCAACCTGGCACCCTCGGCTCTCCGTCCCCAGCATCCCGTTCCGCGGTCGTTGTCGGGACTCGTCGAAGAATTCAACCTTGAAGCGCACGGCGACCTCGCCGACGTCTTTGTAACCGGTGTGAGCCTCAGCTCGCGAACGGTGCAACCCGGCGACCTCTACGTCGGCGTCGCCGGCCAACACAGCCACGGTGCGTCCTATGCCGCCGCTGCCCGCGAGGCGGGAGCTGTTGCCATACTGACCGACGAACGGGGGGCACGCCTGGCCGCAGAGAGCGGCCTGCCGATTATCGTCACCGAGAACGCTCGGGCGGCACTGGGGACGATAGCGGCATGGATATATCGCACCGAGGAAAACCCCGCCACGTTCTTCGCGGTCACAGGAACGAACGGCAAGACCAGTGTCGTGTACCTGCTGTTCGGCATCCTGAACCAGCTCGGCGTCACATCGGGCCTGACGTCCACGGCGGAACGACGCATCGGTGACCTGGCCGTCACCAGTTCACTGACAACACCGGAGGCCAGCGAGCTGCACGCGCTGCTCGCTCGAATGCGAGAGGCAGAGGTGCGCGCCGTCGGCATAGAGGTCTCGGCGCAGGCCCTCAGTCGTCACCGCGTGGACGGCCTCGTCTTCGACGTGGCCGGGTTCACGAACCTGAGCCACGACCACCTCGACGATTACGCGGCCATGGATGATTACTTCCAGGCCAAACTCGAGCTCTTCACCCCGGATCGCTCTCGGCGTGGTGTCGTCACCGTCGACTCGGTCTGGGGCCAGCGCATCGTCGCCGAGTGCCGTATTCCCGTGACGACGATCAGCAACCATGCGGATGTCCCCGCCGACTGGCGCATGACCGTTGTGGGCGAGAATGCCACCTACACAGAATTCGTTCTCGAGGGTCCCGGCGCGCGCCGCCTGCAGACCCGCGTGCCGCTCATGGGCTGGTACATGGCAGCCAACGCCGCCCTTGCAATCGTGATGCTCGTGGAATCAGGTTTCGACCTCGACCAAATCGCTCATGCCCTGGAGCGCGATGGTGGCATCGATGCGTACATTCCGGGGCGTGCCGAGCTCATCTCCGGATCCACGGGACCGCTCGTCTACGTTGATTACGGACACAGTCCTGATGCGTTCCTGAACACGCTCGCCGCCATTCGAAAGTTCACGCCGGGGCGCCTCATCATGTTGTTCGGTGCCGACGGTGACCGCGACGCGACCAAGCGGGCCGACATGGGCGCCATTGCCGCTCGCGGTGCAGACGTCGTTGTTGTGACCGACTTTCATCCCCGCTTCGAAGACCCGGCGAGCATCCGCGCCGCGCTGTTGGACGCGGCTCGTGCAGCCGTTCCCAACGGTGAATTCTACGAAGTCGCCAATCCGCAAGCGGCATTCCGCCAGGCGTTGGCGCTTGCCGGTGAGGGCGATGCGATCCTGTACGCTGGCCCCGGCCACGAAAACTATCATGAGGTTGCCGGTGTCAAGATTCCCTATTCAGCTCGTGACGATTCTCGCCAGGCGCTCCGTGACGCAGGGTGGCTGTAAGTGATTGCCCTTTCCCTGCGCGACATCGCCGACACCGTCGACGGTGTGCTCCACCTACCGGCGGGCGAGGCGGACCCCGAGCGACTCGTGAACGGAAGCGTGCAAACCGACTCCCGTGAAGTCGTGCAGGGCTCGATCTTCGTCGCCAAGCCCGGCGCAACGACCGACGGTCACCTCTACGCTCCGCTTGCGGCGGAGCGCGGCGCCGTGCTCCTGCTCGTCGAACGCGTGCTTGACCTTCCCGTGGCCCAAATCGTGGTCGCCGACGTGGTTGTGGCTCTCGGATCGCTCGCGTCGACCGTCGTATCCCGAGTGCGCTCGGAGGGCCGACTCAAGGTCGTGGCCGTCACCGGTTCGAATGGCAAGACAACGACCAAGAACCTGCTTCGCGAGATTCTCGAACGCGTCGGTCCAACCGTGGCCGCCCGGGGATCCTTCAATAACCAGGTCGGTGCCCCCATGACCATGCTGGAGGTCACTCACGACACGGCGTACCTCGTCGTGGAAATGGGCGCGAGCGCGGTCGGGGCGATTGCCCGACTCGTTGGTCTCGTGCGACCTGATATCGGCATCGTGCTCTCGGTCGGCCTGGCGCATGCCGGCGAATTCGGGGACCTCGATGCGACGGTGCGCGCGAAATCCGAAATGGTGACCGAGCTGTTGCCAACGGATGTCGCAGTGTTGAACGCGGACGACCCCCGCGTCGCCCACATGAGTGAAAAGACCGGCGCCCTCGTCGTCTTCTTCGGTGAATACGGCAACGCGATGGTACGCGCGACCGATGTGCGTGCCAGCCGCGCCGGAACCACCTTCGTGCTGCACCTCACCTCCGGCGAGTTCCGCCCGGTGACATTTCGGGTCCTCGGCGAACATCATGTGATGAACGCCCTTGCGGCTGCCGCGGCAGCCGAAGTGCTCGGCGTTCCCCTCGATATCATCGTGGCCGGGCTGGAATCCGTGCAGCGGGCCGAGCGCTGGCGCATGGAGGTTCTGGGTGGGCGCGATAACGTCACGGTCATCAACGATGCCTATAACGCGAGCCCCGACTCGATGACGGCGGCGCTCAAGACCCTGGCGCAGATTGCTGAGCCGGGTAGCCGCACCATCGCCGTTCTCGGTGAGATGGCCGAGCTCGGTTCTCTGGCGGGGGAGGAGCACGATCGCGTCGGCCTGCTCGCCGTTCGTCTCAACATTTCGCAGGTGATCGTTGTTGGTCAAGGCG
Coding sequences within:
- the mraZ gene encoding division/cell wall cluster transcriptional repressor MraZ; the protein is MFLGTYAPKLDEKGRIILPAKFRDELSTGLVMTRGQEHCIYVFSAREFEDLHDKIRQAPVTSKQARDYLRVFLSGASSETPDKQNRVTIPANLRSYAGLDRELTVIGAGSRVEIWDSEAWASYLAEQETSYANTTEEVIPGLF
- the rsmH gene encoding 16S rRNA (cytosine(1402)-N(4))-methyltransferase RsmH, encoding MAINEIHTPVLLERCIELLAPALTPPGSVLVDATLGMAGHAEAFLQRFPELTLVGLDRDLDALAIARERLAPFGDRVHLVHTVYDGIGDALAELNMSEVQGVLFDLGVSSLQIDRVERGFSYSKDAPLDMRMDSTSELTAEVVLATYSEPDLRRIFQDYGEEKLAARYAKAIVAARDVTPFIRSSQLVDVITAATPVVVQRMGHPAKRVFQALRIEVNQELSVLERAIPAALEAIAVGGRIVVMAYQSLEDRIVKRALAGASGSTAPAGLPVELPEHRPVFKLLVRGAELASEDEKAENPRATPVRLRAAERLRRA
- a CDS encoding peptidoglycan D,D-transpeptidase FtsI family protein, with the protein product MSNKAVPTRPHITRSARRRVAATVVVLFIIMSVFVARLVDIQVVRAEALTADSVGNRSVDQTVYGSRGGIVTEGGVVLAESVMRYDITVSPKNVGKFTRAIDGSDKRATVTVAQASAELGAVTGQSGDAIQLIISDALADNPKSDFAYITKQVDVDALRAINKLDIPWLYPRTNPSRVYPNGAVAGNIVGFVSGEGKAQAGLEIGQDACLASENGTETYQKGADGVRIPGSSNTTKEAVDGGDVVTSIDSDLQFFVQQTLAARAQETGAAWGTAVVQDAKTGKLLAVADYPSVDPNNVGGTSDPDDRGSRAFTESFEPGSTLKALTAASVLDAGVADLNTTVLAPYRYLPSNGANINDSHQHPDQQMTMSDVLVDSSNTGMSKFGEMLTAKQRYDYLTKFGVGTSTRAGFPREDGGILHPYQEWDAQTAYATMFGQGLTTTALQVASIYQTIANDGVRMPVQLVEGCRHADGTTTGQPDTTGTRVLSEKSANETSEVLEMVYNNSWVSNVWNIPGYRVAAKTGTAQMPNGRGGYSKGYLVSVSGFAPADDPEYVVSVSLADPVKLNSSAAPAPVFQEVMSQVLKKYRAVPSGDPAPDLPTSR
- a CDS encoding Mur ligase family protein, giving the protein MTNLAPSALRPQHPVPRSLSGLVEEFNLEAHGDLADVFVTGVSLSSRTVQPGDLYVGVAGQHSHGASYAAAAREAGAVAILTDERGARLAAESGLPIIVTENARAALGTIAAWIYRTEENPATFFAVTGTNGKTSVVYLLFGILNQLGVTSGLTSTAERRIGDLAVTSSLTTPEASELHALLARMREAEVRAVGIEVSAQALSRHRVDGLVFDVAGFTNLSHDHLDDYAAMDDYFQAKLELFTPDRSRRGVVTVDSVWGQRIVAECRIPVTTISNHADVPADWRMTVVGENATYTEFVLEGPGARRLQTRVPLMGWYMAANAALAIVMLVESGFDLDQIAHALERDGGIDAYIPGRAELISGSTGPLVYVDYGHSPDAFLNTLAAIRKFTPGRLIMLFGADGDRDATKRADMGAIAARGADVVVVTDFHPRFEDPASIRAALLDAARAAVPNGEFYEVANPQAAFRQALALAGEGDAILYAGPGHENYHEVAGVKIPYSARDDSRQALRDAGWL
- a CDS encoding UDP-N-acetylmuramoyl-tripeptide--D-alanyl-D-alanine ligase is translated as MIALSLRDIADTVDGVLHLPAGEADPERLVNGSVQTDSREVVQGSIFVAKPGATTDGHLYAPLAAERGAVLLLVERVLDLPVAQIVVADVVVALGSLASTVVSRVRSEGRLKVVAVTGSNGKTTTKNLLREILERVGPTVAARGSFNNQVGAPMTMLEVTHDTAYLVVEMGASAVGAIARLVGLVRPDIGIVLSVGLAHAGEFGDLDATVRAKSEMVTELLPTDVAVLNADDPRVAHMSEKTGALVVFFGEYGNAMVRATDVRASRAGTTFVLHLTSGEFRPVTFRVLGEHHVMNALAAAAAAEVLGVPLDIIVAGLESVQRAERWRMEVLGGRDNVTVINDAYNASPDSMTAALKTLAQIAEPGSRTIAVLGEMAELGSLAGEEHDRVGLLAVRLNISQVIVVGQGARRMHISTINEGSWDGESAYVDTADEAFELLRTLVQPGDTVLVKSSNSAGLRFLGDRLGDLFS